A genomic region of Alicyclobacillus sp. SO9 contains the following coding sequences:
- a CDS encoding amidohydrolase family protein, giving the protein MIIDVHAHLGYDRVYDDNFTEADQVQKISEYEIDVTILQPALVHTFEEVRQQHNDIYQLIQKSPDKFRGMANPNPHLPDEVYAREVKHCIENLGFVGIKIHTAAHGVHPGSRDGRKVFALAQELGVPVMIHTGAGIPFANPANILPIAQEFFDVSIVLAHSGMMVTAGETPIVLNQCENVYADITWTGGFLLKDWVLNIGAERFMFGTDHADNCGTELSKVRTCGLSSEDQDWILFKTAKKVYKL; this is encoded by the coding sequence ATGATTATTGACGTACATGCGCATTTAGGGTATGACCGCGTCTATGATGATAATTTCACAGAAGCGGACCAAGTTCAGAAAATCTCAGAATATGAAATCGATGTTACGATACTGCAGCCAGCATTAGTTCATACGTTTGAGGAGGTACGTCAACAACACAATGATATTTATCAATTAATCCAAAAGTCTCCCGACAAATTTAGAGGCATGGCCAATCCAAATCCACATTTGCCTGATGAGGTTTACGCTCGGGAAGTAAAACACTGTATCGAAAATCTCGGATTTGTAGGAATCAAGATTCACACGGCAGCGCATGGCGTACATCCAGGAAGCCGGGACGGCAGAAAAGTATTCGCACTGGCACAAGAGTTGGGAGTACCTGTGATGATTCATACCGGAGCAGGTATTCCTTTCGCAAATCCGGCCAATATTCTTCCAATTGCACAGGAGTTCTTTGACGTTTCCATAGTGTTGGCTCATTCCGGCATGATGGTGACGGCAGGAGAAACTCCTATTGTTCTGAATCAATGTGAGAATGTTTACGCTGATATTACTTGGACAGGCGGCTTTTTGTTAAAGGATTGGGTTTTAAACATCGGGGCCGAAAGGTTCATGTTTGGAACAGACCATGCCGATAATTGCGGAACGGAACTGAGTAAGGTTAGAACTTGCGGGTTGTCGAGCGAAGACCAAGACTGGATTCTTTTTAAAACTGCCAAGAAAGTCTATAAACTATGA
- a CDS encoding phosphogluconate dehydrogenase C-terminal domain-containing protein, with product MSETATVTIVGAGGKMGSRLSTNLLQHHHLRLNLVENSQSKRMEMEERGLIVSESDDAIPASQFVILAVPDTLLGRVSEEIVPKMRPNATYVILDPAAAYAGQLQTRDDITTVVAHPCHPSVFGKYLTEEEHNDSFGGIAAEQDVVIALYAGDEMKFEAASDIVRKMYAPVGRLHRTTVKQMAILEPTLTEVAVCMIGDFLTEVLRETVKCGVPEEAAKAMLYGHIQVALSNALLGINPFSDAAYIAMEYGRKHIINTEWKKIFEDDVLDEVIGEMLKLGHPVRH from the coding sequence ATGAGTGAAACAGCAACGGTCACAATTGTTGGTGCGGGAGGAAAAATGGGGTCCAGGCTTAGCACAAATCTTTTGCAACACCATCATCTTCGTTTGAATCTAGTAGAGAACTCCCAAAGCAAAAGAATGGAAATGGAAGAGAGAGGCTTGATAGTTTCTGAGTCCGACGATGCAATCCCGGCAAGTCAGTTTGTCATTTTAGCTGTGCCGGACACTTTACTTGGCAGAGTTTCAGAAGAGATTGTCCCCAAAATGAGACCGAATGCAACCTATGTAATCCTTGATCCGGCTGCTGCTTACGCCGGACAATTGCAGACTCGCGATGACATAACCACAGTTGTAGCCCACCCCTGCCATCCGTCTGTGTTCGGAAAATACCTAACAGAAGAAGAACATAATGACTCTTTCGGAGGAATCGCAGCAGAGCAGGATGTCGTGATTGCCTTGTACGCGGGTGATGAGATGAAGTTCGAGGCTGCTTCTGACATCGTTCGGAAAATGTATGCACCGGTTGGAAGATTACACCGGACAACAGTGAAGCAAATGGCCATTTTGGAACCGACTCTGACTGAAGTCGCAGTTTGTATGATTGGTGACTTCTTAACGGAAGTGTTGAGAGAAACAGTGAAATGCGGAGTGCCTGAAGAAGCGGCAAAAGCTATGCTTTACGGTCACATTCAAGTAGCCCTTTCCAACGCATTGCTCGGTATAAACCCATTTTCAGATGCCGCTTACATTGCGATGGAATATGGCAGAAAACACATTATCAATACTGAATGGAAGAAGATATTTGAGGATGACGTACTGGATGAAGTAATTGGGGAAATGTTGAAATTGGGTCACCCTGTACGCCATTAA
- a CDS encoding ROK family transcriptional regulator produces the protein MNKTTAALNIERRQQNSAASSSESTSLNDGNDMARDNGSPNQLTTALLRTYTYFWKENKWVEWVLDLRYRPTMLKQMNESRVLRLVRETGEISKTDISKSLHLGMSTTMRLVDSLIENGFLVAKGTGTSTGGRPPSIVGINTSSMFALGLELGRQTTRIVLLNLLGSIHESASIATEEVDEPRKIIPFIRNFLLQSTVDESAILGIGVAVPGPFDSNTGSILNLVDFPHSWSNAPIERLISEEFGFKCYLANNADVAALSEVWSGGRNSSDGLMFVLGEMGFGMGLVLNGQIWSGHSNAAGELAHVIVDMEGEKCTCGKQGCLNTYSSVGAIQNALRKKLGKSENFRDFLQKAEQRHEPEYSIAKTALQALQTAVMSTIAIVDPEEVVLGGQYMLDAAALAPNMFNKMVVTLHEGTGKNVTLTNFDVMAVALGAGMLVLYDIYDHTYVLK, from the coding sequence TTGAACAAGACGACCGCGGCACTAAATATTGAGCGTCGCCAGCAGAACTCCGCTGCGTCTTCCAGTGAGAGTACGAGCCTGAACGACGGCAATGACATGGCAAGGGACAATGGTTCGCCAAATCAATTGACAACAGCATTGCTCAGGACTTACACTTATTTTTGGAAAGAAAATAAGTGGGTAGAGTGGGTGCTTGATTTGCGATATAGACCAACTATGCTTAAGCAAATGAACGAGTCCCGAGTCCTGAGACTTGTTCGCGAAACAGGTGAAATCTCTAAAACGGATATTTCCAAGTCGCTTCATCTAGGCATGTCAACTACCATGCGTCTTGTTGATTCGTTGATTGAAAATGGGTTTCTAGTTGCTAAGGGAACTGGAACATCGACCGGAGGAAGGCCCCCCAGCATAGTTGGCATAAACACATCTTCTATGTTTGCGTTGGGCCTAGAGTTGGGTCGACAAACCACACGCATTGTCCTCCTGAATCTACTTGGTTCCATTCATGAAAGTGCTTCTATAGCCACCGAAGAAGTGGATGAACCGCGTAAAATTATCCCCTTCATTCGTAACTTTCTTCTTCAAAGTACTGTTGATGAAAGTGCCATTCTTGGTATCGGAGTCGCGGTACCAGGTCCCTTTGATTCAAACACCGGCAGCATACTGAATCTCGTGGATTTCCCGCATTCCTGGTCTAACGCACCAATAGAGAGATTAATATCGGAAGAATTTGGTTTCAAATGTTACTTAGCAAATAACGCTGATGTAGCGGCTCTCTCGGAAGTATGGTCTGGAGGACGAAATTCCTCTGATGGATTAATGTTTGTTTTGGGAGAAATGGGCTTTGGTATGGGACTCGTGCTCAATGGACAAATATGGAGCGGGCACTCAAACGCTGCGGGAGAGTTGGCTCATGTCATTGTGGATATGGAGGGCGAAAAATGTACCTGCGGTAAACAAGGCTGTTTGAATACCTACAGTTCGGTGGGCGCAATACAAAATGCGCTCAGAAAAAAGCTTGGTAAAAGTGAGAACTTCCGGGATTTTTTGCAGAAGGCGGAGCAGAGACACGAGCCTGAATACAGTATAGCGAAGACGGCTTTGCAAGCGTTGCAAACTGCTGTTATGAGTACTATTGCTATCGTCGATCCCGAAGAGGTCGTGCTCGGGGGTCAATACATGTTGGATGCCGCCGCTCTAGCTCCCAACATGTTTAACAAAATGGTTGTCACCCTACACGAAGGAACCGGAAAGAACGTGACTTTGACCAATTTTGACGTGATGGCAGTGGCCTTGGGTGCGGGTATGTTAGTACTCTACGACATTTATGACCATACGTACGTCCTTAAATGA
- a CDS encoding DUF2339 domain-containing protein, which produces MRHRDEQRIIGLEVRINELEKIVRRLEQQRLNLANSEAAHPVWDDDSNKPQLEQAVPEFESSSSQPHDLGTRTQVDWETQFGKVWMPRIFIVVLLIGVIWGFLAAVQAGWINRPVRVALGYAGFAALLTYGERQARKQRNVFGQILLGGAVALASLTTFAASTLYSLISPPFAFGLDVAFVIIGVLLSLRHRSQTLAVISLIAAILVPFLVKSHHPAIVVFILYESLASLGFLLYGLMKRYIVLTVLALITLHLSFATLSALRDLRERSFVIPVMIQAVLMFVAAAYAGGRVSNRLVWALRYAAWASLGLGTLWVTGELTPDGLHAFLWLVTGVLLVVSIVLWKQKRSVLMLTVGPFWIYLSLAAWGVMRAEPFYFLFVLIVAIAVVVGEWLGEAAARIEGHVLFLVAGSILLAVYSPFLSHRVPALEHVTWAIYTLVTFVITYLFLRDDIAMVRWWWTWLGIFVLGLFLTHESQAMTVLHSVDTKHMVLSLVWIAYSIGAITYGVIAQNQSFRRFGIVFLFVTLSKLVLIDIPAVTMLIRAILFIAIGTVGVMVSRVFYRKKVQ; this is translated from the coding sequence ATGAGACATCGGGATGAACAGCGGATTATTGGATTGGAAGTCCGTATTAACGAGTTGGAGAAAATTGTTCGGCGACTGGAGCAGCAACGTCTTAACCTTGCAAATTCTGAAGCGGCACATCCCGTTTGGGACGATGACAGCAACAAGCCCCAACTGGAGCAAGCTGTGCCTGAATTTGAGTCATCGTCCAGTCAGCCCCATGATTTAGGTACTCGAACGCAGGTGGATTGGGAAACGCAGTTTGGAAAAGTATGGATGCCCAGAATCTTCATCGTCGTTTTATTAATTGGTGTAATTTGGGGCTTTCTCGCCGCTGTTCAAGCCGGATGGATTAACCGTCCCGTGCGGGTTGCGCTAGGCTATGCAGGTTTTGCGGCATTACTCACTTACGGGGAAAGACAAGCGAGAAAGCAGCGCAATGTATTTGGACAAATTTTGCTCGGAGGCGCCGTCGCTCTGGCCTCTCTCACAACGTTCGCCGCATCAACCTTGTATTCGCTAATTTCCCCTCCCTTTGCTTTTGGACTGGACGTCGCGTTTGTCATTATTGGGGTACTGTTGAGTCTTCGGCATCGCTCTCAAACCTTGGCAGTCATTTCACTCATCGCGGCAATTCTGGTGCCGTTCCTCGTGAAAAGCCACCATCCTGCTATTGTGGTCTTCATTCTCTATGAATCTCTCGCTTCGCTCGGCTTTTTGCTGTATGGGCTGATGAAGAGATATATCGTTTTGACTGTACTAGCACTGATTACTCTCCATCTCTCATTTGCAACCCTGTCAGCCCTAAGGGACTTGCGTGAACGGAGTTTTGTCATTCCTGTGATGATACAGGCCGTGCTGATGTTTGTTGCGGCTGCTTATGCTGGCGGGCGTGTTTCCAATCGGTTAGTGTGGGCGCTTCGGTACGCGGCGTGGGCATCACTGGGACTGGGCACACTATGGGTGACTGGAGAACTGACTCCGGATGGATTGCACGCTTTCCTTTGGCTTGTTACAGGGGTGCTGTTGGTCGTGAGCATTGTGTTGTGGAAACAAAAACGGTCAGTTCTCATGCTCACTGTTGGCCCGTTCTGGATTTATCTATCGTTGGCGGCTTGGGGCGTTATGCGTGCTGAACCGTTCTACTTTCTATTTGTGCTGATTGTTGCAATAGCTGTGGTGGTTGGTGAATGGTTAGGAGAAGCGGCAGCTAGAATAGAAGGACATGTACTGTTTCTGGTTGCAGGAAGTATACTGTTGGCGGTGTACAGTCCATTTCTCAGTCACCGCGTCCCGGCGTTAGAACACGTAACGTGGGCCATCTACACCCTAGTCACCTTTGTTATCACATACCTGTTTCTGCGGGATGACATCGCCATGGTTCGCTGGTGGTGGACATGGCTTGGCATCTTTGTGCTCGGACTCTTTCTGACTCACGAGTCACAGGCGATGACCGTTTTGCATTCGGTAGATACCAAACATATGGTGTTGTCCCTGGTGTGGATTGCATATTCTATCGGTGCAATTACGTACGGAGTCATAGCTCAGAACCAATCATTTCGACGCTTTGGCATTGTGTTTCTGTTTGTTACGTTAAGTAAACTGGTTCTCATTGACATTCCCGCTGTGACGATGCTGATTAGAGCCATTTTGTTTATTGCCATAGGCACTGTCGGTGTAATGGTTTCGCGGGTGTTTTATCGGAAAAAGGTGCAATAA